The genomic interval AGCACGTGCTCGTCGCGTCCCTGCTCGATCCGCTCCCCGCGCCGGCGCAGCCACCCGCTGTAGAGCGAGTCCCGCTCGAAGTGCTTCGCGACGACGTAGGCGATCACCGTGCTCAGCATGAGCGGCATCATGATCGCGTAGTCGTTGGTGATCTCGAACACGAGCAGGATGCCGGTGAGCGGCGCGTGCGTGGCTGCGGCTACGAGAGCGCCCATGCCGACGAGCGCGTACGCCTGGGGATAGAGGCCCAGCGCCGGAAAGATCCCGCTGAGTGCGACGCCCACGGCGCCGCCCGTCGCCGCACCGACGAACAGTGCCGGCGTGAACACGCCGCCGGAGCCGCCGGAGTTCAGCGTCACGGACGTCGCCAGGATCTTGCCGAAGACGAGCAGGATCAGCAGGTACCACTCCATGCGTGCGAACTGCTCGAGCGAGAACGCGAGGTGACCGCTGCCGGCCAGCACACCGCCGGACAGGAACACGATCGTGCCGACCAGCAGCCCGCCCAGCACGGGCTTCATCCAGGGCGGAACGCGCAGGCGCTCCACGACCGGCGCGGCACCGAAGTACGTCCGGACGAAGAGCACGCCGATCAGCCCCGCGACCACACCGAGCAGAGGGTAGAACGCGAAGATCTCGATGGCGCTCTCGAAGCCGTACTCCGTCGGCAGCGCAATCGCCGGGCTGTTGCCGTAGAACGCCTGCGAAACCACGGCGGCCATGACACTCGCAACGACCACGGGCGGGAAGGCGCCGATCGCGAGCGAGCCGAGGATCTCCTCGAGCGCGAAGAACGCCCCGGCGAGCGGCGCGTTGAACGCCGCGGAGATGCCGGCCGCTGCACCCGCGGCGACCATGATGCGCACACGGTCCGCACTGAAGCGGAAGAGCTGGCCGACGAAGGAGCCGACCGTGGCGCCGAGCACGGCGACCGGCCCTTCGCTGCCCGCCGAGCCACCTCCACCCAGCGTGACGGCACTCGCCGCCGTGCGCGCCAGTGCCGGTCGCGTCTCGATCGCACCGCCGCGCCGCGCGACGGCCAGCTGCACGTCAGGAACGTTCTGCCCCTCCCTGCCGTGCCCGATGCGGTGCATGATCCACCACGCGGACAGCAGACCCAGCGCGGTGATGACGGGACGCCAGGCGAGGAGGTCGATGCCGCGGAGAAAGCGGCCGGGCAGGACGAACAGTACGTGGTACGCGAGGTCGATCAGCCAGTAGAACGCGACAACGCCGAGCGCCGCAGCACAGCCGATCGCGACCGCGAAGACGAGCAGGATCGCATTCTCGCTCAGATCCAGCCGTTCGAACCGGTCGAGCAGCGCACCCCACCCGCGTCGTGTCCGCGCACGTAATCGCCTGGGCCAGCGGGCCGCTCGCGGCCGTTCGTCGGAATCTGGCATGGGGGCTCAAGATGGTCGGCCATGGCTGTCGGTCAAGTGTTTCTGCTCTGCTGATCATGTGTTCACCGCAGAGTCGCGGAGGACGCGGAGGGTGCGTGGCGGCGGCTGATTCGACAGCATCGTCAGGTGAGTGCCTGACGGTGCCATGGCCCGGAATTCGGCCAGTCCAGGCCCACTGCAAAATCGAATCGCCGCGGAGCCAGCCCCGCGGCGATCCAGTCCCTGAAAGACTGTTGCAGCTCGGCGCCCTCAGCGCCTCAGCGGTGAAACAGCAGTACTTACTGCGAAAGCAGCAGAAGCCCGAGAAACGCACCCACGCCGATGAACAGCCGCGTCCACGTGAACGGATTGCCGCGTGGATCCTTGCGCAGCCAGAACAGGATCGCGCCGCAGTTGGAGTTGCGCTGGTACTCGATCGGCGTCAGCGCCGGCGTGGTGTAGACCTCGACGCCGTCGATGTCTTCGGGGAGGAGCATGTTGATGTCCTCGGCCGTCATCCCGAGCATGCCGTCGATGAACACGTTGGGTGCGCAGTAGCCGCCGCCGTAGGTGCGCATGGCAACCATCTGCCGACTCCCGAACTGGGGGTCCGCCGAGATGAGCTGTACCCTGGGCATCACGTGGAACAGGTCGGTCGTGCGGATCGGGTTGCGGCGCTCGATGTCCGCGCGGGTGATGAAGCGGCCGGTGCCCATGCGGCTGCGGCGGTAGAAGCCGCTGTACTCGAGGGGCACCCGACGCCGGGCGGTCACGATGAGCGGCTCCAGCGCGATCGCGTTGGTCGCCATGGTCAGCACGACCGTCAGCTCGTAGCCGCGCTCGAGGTCGATCGGCCGGGCCATCGACCGGTACGCGAGGTGGCTCACGTTGATCAGGTAGCGACCCTCTTCCTCCGGCGACAGCACGAAGCCGCCCAGGGAGTCGGTCAGGGTCGAGTCGCTCGTGACTCCCTGCTCGTCCACGAGGCGGACGAGGGCGGACGCGATCGCGAGGGAGTCGCCCTCCGAGCGCACCGCGCCCCGGACGAGCTGGGCGTGACCAGCGGCCGGGACCATCACCACGAGCAGCAGCAGGCCG from Longimicrobiales bacterium carries:
- a CDS encoding chloride channel protein — encoded protein: MPDSDERPRAARWPRRLRARTRRGWGALLDRFERLDLSENAILLVFAVAIGCAAALGVVAFYWLIDLAYHVLFVLPGRFLRGIDLLAWRPVITALGLLSAWWIMHRIGHGREGQNVPDVQLAVARRGGAIETRPALARTAASAVTLGGGGSAGSEGPVAVLGATVGSFVGQLFRFSADRVRIMVAAGAAAGISAAFNAPLAGAFFALEEILGSLAIGAFPPVVVASVMAAVVSQAFYGNSPAIALPTEYGFESAIEIFAFYPLLGVVAGLIGVLFVRTYFGAAPVVERLRVPPWMKPVLGGLLVGTIVFLSGGVLAGSGHLAFSLEQFARMEWYLLILLVFGKILATSVTLNSGGSGGVFTPALFVGAATGGAVGVALSGIFPALGLYPQAYALVGMGALVAAATHAPLTGILLVFEITNDYAIMMPLMLSTVIAYVVAKHFERDSLYSGWLRRRGERIEQGRDEHVLASMRVRDVLHANPQVIGDSAVVAELLGHLGAGTQTEFPVVDSSLRLRGMITIADLARVAQSRAELASLLIAADVASPAEPVRLDDTMLEAVRQMGLRGTSSVPVIDEESERLLGVVRHADIMAVYERVLARD
- a CDS encoding carboxypeptidase regulatory-like domain-containing protein — translated: MRLLAGLLLLVVMVPAAGHAQLVRGAVRSEGDSLAIASALVRLVDEQGVTSDSTLTDSLGGFVLSPEEEGRYLINVSHLAYRSMARPIDLERGYELTVVLTMATNAIALEPLIVTARRRVPLEYSGFYRRSRMGTGRFITRADIERRNPIRTTDLFHVMPRVQLISADPQFGSRQMVAMRTYGGGYCAPNVFIDGMLGMTAEDINMLLPEDIDGVEVYTTPALTPIEYQRNSNCGAILFWLRKDPRGNPFTWTRLFIGVGAFLGLLLLSQ